One window from the genome of Eucalyptus grandis isolate ANBG69807.140 chromosome 7, ASM1654582v1, whole genome shotgun sequence encodes:
- the LOC104452730 gene encoding histone-lysine N-methyltransferase ASHR1 produces MEDLKAALRDRCLTVASLPEKGRSLLAATDFHPGQVILSQEPYVFAPNAAEPRCDGCFATSARLRKCSACQAVWYCGSSCQKSEWKMHRLECMALARLDKEKRKSVTPSIRLMIKLYIRRKLQDEKIISTTAMDNYSLVDALVSHMSEINEKQLVLYAQMANLINIILQWPEINIKEVAENFSKLSCNAHTICDSELRPLGTGLYPVISIINHSCLPNAVLLFEGRTAVVRAVQHIPQGSEVLISYIETAGSTTTRLKSLREQYHFACACPRCAKLGQPDDIKESAILEGYRCEDDRCSGFLLRDSEKQGFVCQQCGCVRNKEEIRDIASEIKLMSERTSSSTSPGHKEAVSIYKMIENLQGKLYHPSSIILLQTREKILKILMDLEDWKEALVYCKLTIPVYERVYPGYHPLLGLQYYTSGKLEWLLGDTVNAIKSLTKAIDILGVTHGMNTEFVRELVMKLEEARAEASHNLSCADE; encoded by the exons ATGGAGGACCTGAAGGCCGCCCTCCGCGACCGGTGCCTCACCGTCGCCTCCCTTCCGGAGAAAGGCCGCTCCCTCCTCGCCGCCACAGACTTCCAcccag GGCAAGTGATTCTCAGCCAAGAGCCGTATGTCTTCGCGCCCAACGCGGCCGAGCCGAGGTGCGACGGCTGCTTCGCCACCTCGGCTCGGCTTAGGAAATGCTCGGCTTGTCAGGCGGTGTGGTACTGCGGGAGCTCTTGTCAG AAATCAGAGTGGAAGATGCATCGGCTTGAATGCATGGCTCTAGCGAGGCTTGAtaaggaaaagaggaaatctGTCACCCCTTCCATACGTTTGATGATTAAGCTCTACATACGAAGAAAGCTGCAAGATGAGAAG ATCATTTCAACTACTGCAATGGACAATTATAGTCTGGTGGATGCATTGGTGTCTC ACATGTCGGAAATTAATGAGAAGCAGCTGGTGCTATATGCCCAAATGGCTAACCTCATTAATATAATACTCCAGTGGCCCGAGATCAACATCAAAGAAGTTGCAGAGAACTTTTCCAAG CTTTCATGTAATGCACATACAATCTGTGACAGTGAGCTAAGACCGCTAGGAACTGGACTCTATCCTGTCATCTCTATAATCAATCACAG CTGTTTGCCAAATGCAGTATTGCTCTTCGAGGGAAGGACGGCTGTGGTTCGTGCTGTACAACATATACCGCAAGGTTCGGAG GTCTTGATAAGCTATATAGAAACTGCTGGAAGCACTACAACTAGACTGAAGTCTCTTAGAGAACAATACCACTTTGCTTGCGCATGCCCTCGCTGTGCGAAATTG GGGCAACCTGATGATATCAAAGAAAGTGCAATTTTGGAAGGCTACAGATGTGAAGATGACAGATGCTCTGGTTTCCTGCTCCGTGACTCTG AGAAACAAGGATTTGTGTGCCAACAGTGTGGATGtgtaagaaacaaagaagagataagagacaTTGCTAGTGAAATTAAATTGATGTCAGAGAGGACATCATCGTCTACATCCCCTGGTC ATAAAGAAGCTGTTTCCATCTATAAGATGATTGAGAATCTCCAAGGGAAACTATATCATCCTTCTTCAATCATCTTGTTGCAAACCCGAGAAAAGATATTGAAG ATCTTGATGGATCTAGAAGATTGGAAGGAAGCTCTGGTGTACTGCAAGCTAACTATTCCAGTTTATGAAA GAGTCTATCCAGGGTACCATCCTTTGCTTGGGTTACAATATTATACCAGCGGAAAACTTGAATG GTTACTTGGCGACACAGTAAATGCTATCAAATCACTGACCAAGGCAATTGACATACTAGGGGTTACTCACGGGATGAATACAGAGTTTGTGAGAGAACTCGTGATGAAACTGGAAGAAGCACGTGCTGAAGCTTCTCACAACCTTTCATGTGCAGATGAATAG